A stretch of the Cyprinus carpio isolate SPL01 chromosome B4, ASM1834038v1, whole genome shotgun sequence genome encodes the following:
- the LOC109061259 gene encoding gastrula zinc finger protein XlCGF26.1-like, with product MKILRNKTKMEFIKGETEDMKFEETFRVKHEDTEEQTKMEFIKVESEDLKIEETFRVKHEDTEEQTKMEFIKEESEDMKIEETFRVKHEETEEQTDLMMLKEESQELNETQEKDQKEKQHDFIMEEESIGCSPTEKTSLPKKAQKTQTTNLDSHLRNHAGEKPYTCQQCGQVFNRKRSLKVHMKIHIEKKQFICTQCGKSFTRNYYLNDHMKIHTGERPYTCNQCGKSFTQKSQLNVHTRIHTGEKPYTCKQCGKSFRLNAELKTHMIMHTGEKPYTCSQCGKSFTQNSQLKVHMRSHTGEKPFTCKLCGKSFTLNRYLKNHMINHTEKKPFTCSQCGKCFTQKRAFDAHMVIHTGESPFTCPRCGKSFRLKENLQNHMRIHTGEKTFECQCGKSFTQKKRLDTHMRVHTGEKPFTCPQCGKSFTNKTNLKTHIRIHTGENPFTCDQCGQSFRYNANLITHMKIHSEKSFTDMNQLQDHVITHN from the exons TATTAAAGTGGAGAGTGAAGActtgaagattgaagaaacattcagagtgaaacatgaagatactgaggaacaaacaaagatggagtttattaaagaggagagtgaagacatgaagattgaagaaacattcagagtcaaacatgaagaaactgaggaacaaacag ACCTGATGAtgctgaaagaggagagtcaagaactTAATGAAACTCAAGAGAAAGATCAAAAAGAGAAACAGCATGATTTCATAATGGAAGAAGAATCGATTGGTTGCTCACCGACTGAAAAGACCTCCTTACCcaaaaaagctcaaaaaacacaaactacaaaTCTTGATTCCCACTTAAGAAATCAtgctggagagaaaccttacacctgccaacagtgtggacaaGTTTTCAATCGAAAAAGaagccttaaagtccacatgaaaattcacattgAAAAGAAACAGTTCAtatgcactcagtgtggaaagagttttacacggAACTATTACCTTAATgaccacatgaaaattcacactggagagagaccttacACTTgtaatcagtgtggaaagagctttacACAGAAAAGTCAACTTAATGTCCACAcaagaattcatactggagagaaaccatacaccTGTaaacagtgtgggaagagtttcagacTAAATGCAGAGCTCAAGACTCACATGATAatgcacactggagagaaaccttacacatgtagtcagtgtgggaagagtttcacacaaaatAGTCAACTTAAAGTTCACATGAGAAGTCACACAGgagaaaagcctttcacctgcaaactgtgtgggaagagtttcacactaaATAGATATCTTAAGAATCACATGAttaatcacactgaaaaaaaaccattcacatgctctcagtgtggaaagtgttttacaCAGAAAAGAGCATTTGATGCCCACATGgtaattcacactggagagagtccTTTCACCTGCCCTcgatgtggaaagagtttccgACTAAAAGAAAACCTTCAgaatcacatgagaattcacaccggagagaagacATTTGAatgtcagtgtggaaagagctttacACAGAAAAAACGCCTCGATacccacatgagagttcacactggagagaagcctttcacctgtcctcagtgtgggaagagtttcaccaATAAAACAAACCTAAAGACTCAcattagaattcacactggagagaatccattcacatgtgatcagtgtggacaAAGTTTCAGATATAATGCAAACCTTATTACTCACATGAAGATTCACTCAGAGAAGAGTTTTACAGACATGAATCAACTTCAGGATCATGTAATAACTCACAACTGA